taatttttatgagaatatactaaaaataactttttattagggaggaccaaaatttGGGCTAACAatttgaagaataaaaaaaataaaggaagaaaatgaaaatttagaGAAAACAAATCATTTATGGTTCAAGGTTTGAGAGAAATTAAggaaaaagatgaagaagaatatggataaaaataataaccCTGTTTTTATTTAAGACAAAGACCTACATTTTATAAACTAaagtttaatataaatattctatttattgattgatttttataccttaaatttaaaagtatatttactCTTTATAATTTAGCCTTCTCATAAAACATGAGTTAGCTCTCCCATTGCTTACAAGGACTTTAACTAATCAACATTTTCATAGATACACTCAAACACTCGTAAaatttacaatataatatatttaaaaaaataataatgcatGTACCTTAAATATAATACATGTACCTCAAAAAAAATATGCGTTATATAATTGACAAACATAATTATGTAtttgcaaattaaatatatatatatatatatatatatatatatatatatatatatatatatatatatatatatatacaaaaacacATTATATAAANNNNNNNNNNNNNNNNNNNNNNNNNNNNNNNNNNNNNNNNNNNNNNNNNNNNNNNNNNNNNNNNNNNNNNNNNNNNNNNNNNNNNNNNNNNNNNNNNNNNNNNNNNNNNNNNNNNNNNNNNNNNNNNNNNNNNNNNNNNNNNNNNNNNNNNATCCATATGCACAAAATATCATTACCAGAGCAAAGACAAAATCTTCACCATGAGGTTTGTTATATGTAAAGcgttaatatttttatcatcaaTGATGGTATTGCTATCAACCCCAACAAGTGCAATTTTTTCGGAGGCTGAATTTGAAATTAGTAACAATCTAAAGACTGCTacttttatttctcaaaaatttgATGTGGGACCCGGAAAAGTTGCAGTGAAAACTTTTTTAGATATAGAATTTCCAAAGGGTCATATTGGAGTAAAAAGCTTTGATAGTGAAATAGTTGACGAAGAAGGAAATTCTGTACCATTACATGAAGCATACCTACATCATTGGTTTGCAATTAAATACCAATCAAAAGTATGGAATACTACTTCACCAGTTCCTCATGATCCTATGGAAGACGCTATTTACATTAGAAATCAAGGAACATGTAATAGTTATATTCTTCCAGCTTATTGGGGATTGGGAGGTGAATCACGAGGAACAATTTCAAAACTTCCAAATCCTTATGCTTTAGAACTTGGTGATCCTAAAAATATTCCAATTGGATTCGAAGAAAAGTGGCTCCTCAATCTCATGGTAATTGATACACGTGGCGCAATAGATAAGAAAAGTTGCTCGGAGTGTAGGTGTaaccattttattaatttgccAAAGAATTTTTATAATGACACATTTGGCGTTGATGGCAAACCATTATCCCCAAATTATAAAGGAGGATTATTTTGTTGCAAGGATGAATTACAGTGCAAATTGAAAAAAGGTTTTGAAGCACCTAGGAGAAAGCTTGCCATAAGATACAAAATAACATGGGTTGATTGGGACCAACATCAAATTCCTGTTAGATTTTATATACTTGATGCAACTGATcgagtaaaaaaaattggttctCTAGTAATCCATGATTGCCAGGTAAATTTCAATtggtttcaaattttaattaatattaaattaaattccaaaacataatatgtaatattacttttttgttCCTTCAATTTGATGGTTACAGGCAGAGTATACTATTCCACCAAGTAATGCTGGTATAAAGCATTCCCCTCCTCATACTCAGAAAGCAAACATCCCAATAGAAAAAGGCGGTTATCTCATCTACGGCACTGCTCATATGCATACAGGTGCCGTTAACGGAACTATATATGGACAGGTAATGTTCGTTATATTATATTAACGTGCAGACGGGTACTAACGTGTTAAAAATGCTATTGTCTTACATACTTTCATAACCTTTATGATTCTATCAATATGCATgtcttattaaattatttgtgtcCTTTTATTTGGTATGAAAAATAACTGAAGTGTGCTCGCCATGTTCCTTAagtgataaattttatttttctatattattgTAAGAAGTCTATACTTTAAATCATCATCGCTTCTAATGATAATATTTTCATGAATTTAGGATGGAAGGGTTTTGTGTACTTCAAAGCCAACATATGGAAAGGGAGAGGAACCAGGTAATGAAAAAGGTTACGTGGTGGGAATGTCTACGTGTTATCCAGAACTAGGTTCAATCAAGATTAAGGATGGTGAAATTGTGACCATGGAATCTAGATATAAAAGTGGCTATCGCATTGGAGTTATGAGACATATGTATATCTATTTGGCGGATAGATTACCTGAAAATATATATCGACCAACTCAGGTGTAGAATTTCTACAATATTGTATgtgatcaaatttttaaaatattgaaataaaaaaataaaataaaaaagaggttattacactttaaatttttattaattgaaaagttattttCGTGACACTTCCACGATTTTTTTTGGGTCTGTTGACTCCCATTCTCTAATCACAAATACTTTCGACTTGAGAGAGCATGAAACTATTTGCATCTCTCAATCACATATacatttgaataataaaaattacattttatttgttttttacgAATATGTTTGATTGATCTTGTACTTAATCAATTGTTAGTTTCTGTGCGATTGtgatatctttatttttttaaattaaacatatgCTAATGCAAATCGAACATGGACAGAGATTCCCTAACTTTAAGGAGGGAAAGTCACCCTACCAAGCAATATCATTACAGTAACGCCAAAACCTAGACAATATTATCTaaactgataaaaaaaatttaatatattttatttaatggtaTAGATAtagaaaaacaataattatttaataatatatacaaaaaaaaagataaaattatagtaAATTAGATTAAAAGAAAGGTACATTTGGAAGGAGTAATGTCAACCCAAAACTAAATATTTCCTTAATATAGAGTATAGATACATATTAAATGTATTGCATATTTACGGAATACCACATGCAAATCTATGAATTTAATCTTTTCAAAGTGTTtgtgaatttattattttgatatttagtaATTTGGCATGTTTTGATTGTGCGAAAAACAAATACGAGTAAGAGAATTTATGTACTTAGACGGAACCGAAGTTGCTAACTTCGTAGTAGCAACTTCATAGATACGTGTCTACGAATTAGTAGAGGTAGAGATTCCTTGATTTATTTGAGGGTGTCTACAAATTAGTAGAGGTAGAGCTTGGTTGATTTCTTTTTGGGGGACTGAAATATATTACACAaatatctttttctttcttaCGCATCCAAAAAACCCACACAGGTTCTTGACGGAAAAAAACCTATTTTtctgtcaaaaaatattattttagacgATACACAAatcttgtttttttaaaacaatatacTTTGAAATAGAAGAGAGATTTGAATCGAACATGGAAGAGATTGAGTCTAGGAGACTGAAGTAAAATAATGTTTATGTTAAATAATCATACATAATGTGTTATATCAAATAATGCATGGATGAATATAATTAGAATGGTTTTAGAAAGATATAATTTAATGTCATAAAAGTATCTGAAAAATATAACTTAGGATCTGTTTTTTTACAGAttataaaaaagtgattttgatatTCAATGATTTAGAGGTTATATGcaatagatttaaaaaaaaaaaatcaaaattcgtTTTGTGTTTGTCCACTTTaatgacaatatttttttaaaacaaaaacgtcatttataaaaaataatttttatgagaatatactccaaataactttttattagggaggaccaaaatttGGGCTAACAatttgaagaataaaaaaaataaaggaagaaaatgaaaatttagaGAAAACAAATCATTTATGGTTCAAGGTTTGAGAGAAATTAAggaaaaagatgaagaagaatatggataaaaataataaccCTGTTTTTATTTAAGACAAAGACCTACATTTTATAAACTAaagtttaatataaatattctatttattgattgatttttataccttaaatttaaaagtatatttactCTTTATAATTTAGCCTTCTCATAAAACTTGAGTTAGCTCTCCCATTGCTTACAAGGACTTTAACTAATCAACATTTTCATAGATACACTCAAACACTCGTAAaatttacaatataatatatttaaaaaaataataatgcatGTACCTTAAATATAATACATGTACCTCAAAAAAAATATGCGTTATATAATTGACAAACATAATTATGTATTTGCAAATTAAATATANNNNNNNNNNNNNNNNNNNNNNNNNNNNNNNNNNNNNNNNNNNNNNNNNNNNNNNNNNNNNNNNNNNNNNNNNNNNNNNNNNNNNNNNNNNNNNNNNNNNNNNNNNNNNNNNNNNNNNNNNNNNNNNNNNNNNNNNNNNNNNNNNNNNNNNNNNNNNNNNNNNNNNNNNNNNNNNNNNNNNNNNNNNNNNNNNNNNNNNNNNNNNNNNNNNNNNNNNNNNNNNNNNNNNNNNNNNNNNNNNNNNNNNNNNNNNNNNNNNNNNNNNNNNNNNNNNNNNNNNNNNNNNNNNNNNNNNNNNNNNNNNNNNNNNNNNNNNNNNNNNNNNNNNNNNNNNNNNNNNNNNNNNNNNNNNNNNNNNNNNNNNNNNNNNNNNNNNNNNNNNNNNNNNNNNNNNNNNNNNNNNNNNNNNNNNNNNNNNNNNNNNNNNNNNNNNNNNNNNNNNNNNNNNNNNNNNNNNNNNNNNNNNNNNNNNNNNNNNNNNNNNNNNNNNNNNNNNNNNNNNNNNNNNNNNNNNNNNNNNNNNNNNNNNNNNNNNNNNNNNNNNNNNNNNNNNNNNNNNNNNNNNNNNNNNNNNNNNNNNNNNNNNNNNNNNNNNNNNNNNNNNNNNNNNNNNNNNNNNNNNNNNNNNNNNNNNNNNNNNNNNNNNNNNNNNNNNNNNNNNNNNNNNNNNNNNNNNNNNNNNNNNNNNNNNNNNNNNNNNNNNNNNNNNNNNNNNNNNNNNNNNNNNNNNNNNNNNNNNNNNNNNNNNNNNNNNNNNNNNNNNNNNNNNNNNNNNNNNNNNNNNNNNNNNNNNNNNNNNNNNNNNNNNNNNNNNNNNNNNNNNNNNNNNNNNNNNNNNNNNNNNNNNNNNNNNNNNNNNNNNNNNNNNNNNNNNNNNNNNNNNNNNNNNNNNNNNNNNNNNNNNNNNNNNNNNNNNNNNNNNNNNNNNNNNNNNNNNNNNNNNNNNNNNNNNNNNNNNNNNNNNNNNNNNNNNNNNNNNNNNNNNNNNNNNNNNNNNNNNNNNNNNNNNNNNNNNNNNNNNNNNNNNNNNNNNNNNNNNNNNNNNNNNNNNNNNNNNNNNNNNNNNNNNNNNNNNNNNNNNNNNNNNNNNNNNNNNNNNNNNNNNNNNNNNNNNNNNNNNNNNNNNNNNNNNNNNNNNNNNNNNNNNNNNNNNNNNNNNNNNNNNNNNNNNNNNNNNNNNNNNNNNNNNNNNNNNNNNNttaaattccaaaacataatatgtaatattacttttttgttCCTTCAATTTGATGGTTATAGGCAGAGTATACTATTCCACCAAGTAATCATGATATAAAGCATTCCCCTCATCATATTCAGAAAGCAAACATTCCAGTGGAAAAAGGTGGTTATCTCATCTATGGCACTGCTCATATGCATACAGGTGCCGTTAACGGAACTATATATGGACAGGTAATGTTCGTTATATTATATTAACGTGCAGACGGGTACTAACGTGTTAAAAATGCTATTGTCTTACATACTTTCATAACCTTTATGATTCTATCAATATGCATgtcttattaaattatttgtgtcCTTTTATTTGGTATGAAAAATAACTGAAGTGTGCTTGCCATGTTCCTTAagtgataaattttatttttctatattattgTAAGAAGTCTATACTTTAAATCATCATCGCTTCTAATGATAATATTTTCATGAATTTAGGATGGAAGGGTTTTGTGTACTTCAAAGCCAACATATGGAAAGGGAGAGGAACCAGGTAATGAAAAAGGTTACGTGGTGGGAATGTCTACGTGTTATCCAGAACTAGGTTCAATCAAGATTAAGGATGGTGAAATTGTGACCATGGAATCTAGATATAAAAGTGGCTATCGCACTGGAGTTATGGGACATATGTATATCTATTTGGCGGATAGATTACCTGAAAATATATATCGACCAACTCAGGTGTAGAATTTCTACAATATTGTATgtgatcaaatttttaaaatattgaaataaaaaaataaaataaaaaagaggttattacactttaaatttttattaattgaaaagttattttCGTGACACTTCTACGATTTTTTTTGGGTCTGTTGACTCCCATTCTCTAATCACAAATACTTTCGACTTGAGAGAGCATGAAACTATTTGCATCTCTCAATCACATATacttttgaataataaaaattacattttatttgttttttacgAATATGTTTGATTGATCTAGTACTAATATTGTATgtgatcaaatttttaaaatattgaaataaaaaaataaaataaaaaagaggttattacactttaaatttttattaattgaaaagttattttCGTGACACTTCTACGATTTTTTTTGGGTCTGTTGACTCCCATTCTCTAATCACAAATACTTTCGACTTGAGAGAGCATGAAACTATTTGCATCTCTCAATCACATATacttttgaataataaaaattacattttatttgttttttacgAATATGTTTGATTGATCTAGTACTTAATCAATTGTTAGTTTCTGTGCGATTGtgatatctttatttatttaaattaaacatatgCTAATGCAAATCGAACATGGACAGAGATTCCCTAACTTTAAGGAGGGAAAGTCACCCTACCAAGCAATATCATTACAGTAACGCCAAAACCTAGACAATATTATCTaaactgataaaaaaaatttaatatattttatttaatggtaTAGATAtagaaaaacaataattatttaataaaatatacaaaaaaaagataaaattatagt
The genomic region above belongs to Cicer arietinum cultivar CDC Frontier isolate Library 1 chromosome 4, Cicar.CDCFrontier_v2.0, whole genome shotgun sequence and contains:
- the LOC101492429 gene encoding uncharacterized protein, translated to MRFVICKALIFLSSMMVLLSTPTSAIFSEAEFEISNNLKTATFISQKFDVGPGKVAVKTFLDIEFPKGHIGVKSFDSEIVDEEGNSVPLHEAYLHHWFAIKYQSKVWNTTSPVPHDPMEDAIYIRNQGTCNSYILPAYWGLGGESRGTISKLPNPYALELGDPKNIPIGFEEKWLLNLMVIDTRGAIDKKSCSECRCNHFINLPKNFYNDTFGVDGKPLSPNYKGGLFCCKDELQCKLKKGFEAPRRKLAIRYKITWVDWDQHQIPVRFYILDATDRVKKIGSLVIHDCQAEYTIPPSNHDIKHSPHHIQKANIPVEKGGYLIYGTAHMHTGAVNGTIYGQDGRVLCTSKPTYGKGEEPGNEKGYVVGMSTCYPELGSIKIKDGEIVTMESRYKSGYRTGVMGHMYIYLADRLPENIYRPTQSMQNPISSLSAPKLTHRKPTAHRPFASRARRERSRVGRPRSSVHETAAEWSSRDTKFLALAGSRWCHLNGKLKISLELGQLNEQGIEMMVIIFVDNSGGDIILEVGLKCSDPYEAPSCHEDTSHLLEGWIIKHFTSLWLHGCFIDSINPLRSFGLLQVVLAANDSSSINYIKDNVALSYIGLGWINSSRSIETNLYAQFKCDSIQIAMSRSIETNLYAQFKCDSIQIAMVKHPEVAEYLGSQLCDCVIKYNEV